A portion of the Lolium rigidum isolate FL_2022 chromosome 1, APGP_CSIRO_Lrig_0.1, whole genome shotgun sequence genome contains these proteins:
- the LOC124663158 gene encoding uncharacterized protein LOC124663158, with the protein MAAATAAAACRRAISYTLLGPPAESLRAAAAAAKVAAPASTGDQFLDLLDANFNKPPPTPPAKTRTENSSPTFATSGDPCLDFFFHVVPGTPPESVSSLLADAWAKEPTTALRLACNLRGVRGTGKSDQEGFYAAALWMHNSHPSTLALNARAVAEFGYLKDLPELLHRIIHGGVSTRTPGKQAALEGRGIVAHRARFRSRGTPRHWSREVRHPKGTMERRIAASNKRDQELSAQAAVERHKKRADAAARAVERYARDPNYRLLHDMTADVFADLLAEDMKKLAEGNIDLSLASKWCPSIDTCYDGSTLLCEAIARRLFPKGSMPQIPADLPDEHYAYRARELLRKEAYVPLRHALNLPEIFISARAWGKVLYTRVASVAMKNYKDLFIKHDQDRFNSFLADVKTGKAKIASGALLPHQILESALEDDDEVADLQWKRMVDDLLALGKLNNCLAVCDVSGSMCGQPMDVCVALGLLLSELCDEPWRHRVITFTAEPQLHHIQGSTLSEKAEFIRNMDWGMNTNFQAVFDQLLWVAVDGNVPPERMVKKVFVFSDMEFDLASSRPWETDYEAITRKYTEAGYGEAVPQIVFWNLRDSHSVPVTAEQKGVALVSGFSKNMLKIFLGGDGIPSPRAVMEKAISGPEYQKLVVFD; encoded by the coding sequence ATGGCGGCGGCAACAGCGGCAGCGGCGTGCCGCAGGGCCATCTCTTACACCCTCCTCGGCCCGCCGGCCGAGAGCCTCCGCGCGGCAGCTGCGGCGGCGAAGGTGGCTGCGCCCGCAAGCACCGGCGACCAGTTCTTGGACCTGCTCGACGCCAACTTCAACAAGCCGCCGCCGACTCCCCCGGCGAAGACGCGCACGGAGAACAGCTCCCCGACGTTCGCCACCTCGGGCGACCcctgcctggacttcttcttccatGTCGTCCCGGGCACCCCGCCCGAGTCCGTGTCGTCTCTCCTTGCCGACGCCTGGGCCAAGGAGCCGACCACGGCGCTCCGGCTCGCCTGCAACCTCCGCGGCGTGCGAGGAACCGGCAAGTCCGACCAGGAGGGGTTCTACGCCGCCGCGCTCTGGATGCACAACTCCCACCCGTCCACGCTCGCCCTCAACGCGcgggccgtcgccgagttcgGGTACCTCAAGGACCTCCCCGAGCTCCTCCACCGCATCATCCATGGCGGCGTCTCCACCAGAACCCCCGGCAAGCAGGCCGCCCTGGAAGGACGAGGAATCGTGGCCCACCGCGCCCGCTTCCGATCACGTGGCACGCCTCGCCACTGGAGCAGGGAGGTGCGCCACCCCAAGGGCACGATGGAGAGACGCATCGCTGCCAGCAATAAGCGCGATCAGGAACTCTCGGCCCAGGCCGCCGTCGAGCGGCACAAGaagcgcgcggacgccgcggccaGAGCCGTCGAGAGGTACGCCCGGGACCCCAACTACCGCCTCCTGCACGACATGACGGCGGATGTTTTCGCCGACCTCCTCGCCGAGGACATGAAGAAGCTCGCGGAAGGCAATATCGATCTCTCGCTCGCCTCGAAGTGGTGCCCGTCGATCGACACTTGCTACGACGGCTCCACGCTGCTCTGCGAGGCCatcgcgcgccgcctcttccccAAGGGCTCGATGCCCCAGATCCCGGCGGACTTGCCGGACGAGCACTACGCCTACCGCGCGCGCGAACTCCTCCGCAAGGAGGCGTACGTGCCGCTGCGCCACGCCCTCAACCTCCCCGAGATCTTCATCTCGGCACGTGCGTGGGGTAAAGTGCTGTACACGCGCGTGGCCTCCGTGGCCATGAAGAACTACAAGGACCTGTTCATCAAGCACGACCAGGACCGCTTCAACAGCTTCCTCGCCGACGTCAAGACCGGCAAGGCGAAGATCGCGTCGGGCGCCCTGCTGCCGCACCAGATACTGGAGTCCGCCTTGGAAGACGACGATGAGGTCGCCGACCTGCAGTGGAAGCGCATGGTGGATGATCTGCTGGCGCTCGGCAAGCTCAACAACTGCCTCGCCGTTTGTGACGTGTCGGGAAGCATGTGCGGCCAGCCCATGGACGTCTGTGTcgcgcttggcctcctcctctcgGAGCTCTGCGACGAGCCGTGGCGTCACCGCGTAATCACCTTCACCGCTGAACCACAGCTGCACCACATCCAGGGCAGCACTCTATCGGAGAAGGCAGAATTTATCCGTAACATGGACTGGGGCATGAACACCAACTTCCAGGCCGTGTTCGACCAGCTCCTGTGGGTGGCGGTCGACGGCAACGTCCCGCCCGAGCGCATGGTGAAGAAGGTGTTTGTGTTCAGCGACATGGAGTTCGACCTGGCGTCCTCGAGGCCGTGGGAGACAGACTACGAGGCGATCACGAGGAAGTACACCGAGGCCGGGTACGGAGAGGCCGTGCCGCAGATTGTCTTCTGGAACCTTCGGGACTCGCATTCCGTGCCGGTGACGGCGGAGCAGAAGGGGGTGGCGCTAGTCAGCGGCTTCTCCAAGAACATGCTGAAAATATTCCTCGGCGGCGATGGCATCCCTTCGCCGAGGGCCGTCATGGAGAAGGCCATCTCCGGGCCAGAGTACCAGAAGCTCGTCGTGTTCGACTGA